A single genomic interval of Microbacterium oleivorans harbors:
- a CDS encoding Gfo/Idh/MocA family protein produces the protein MNTLLRAAIVGTGAIAHAHAEAIRALGSRVELVAVVDLDSERARAFAERFGAGAVHADLDALLREERLDLVHICTPPQTHVPLAVRALRAGTPALIEKPTALSLAEMDELVAVSHETGVPALTVFQHRFGAPAQRLMAMLDEGVLGRPLVAACETLWHRTPDYFDLPWRGRWDVEGGGPTMGHGIHQFDLLLAVLGPWRRLTAFAARQALPTDTEDVSLAVVEFANGALANVTNSIVSPREVSRLRFDFEYATVEVEHLYGYTEADWTFTAAPGHEALADRWDAASAAAPADERSSHTSQLAAVLDALAEGRTPGVAAEEARRTLEFAAATYASAFRGAPVLAGEIAPDDPFYRAMDGGAVPWPALKEATA, from the coding sequence GTGAACACCCTCCTGCGTGCCGCCATCGTCGGCACCGGTGCCATCGCCCATGCCCACGCCGAGGCCATCCGTGCTCTCGGCTCGCGCGTCGAGCTCGTCGCCGTCGTCGACCTCGACTCCGAGCGGGCGCGCGCCTTCGCCGAACGCTTCGGCGCCGGTGCGGTGCACGCCGACCTCGACGCGCTGCTGCGCGAGGAGCGCCTCGACCTCGTCCACATCTGCACGCCGCCGCAGACCCACGTTCCCCTCGCGGTGCGTGCCCTCCGTGCCGGAACGCCCGCGCTCATCGAGAAGCCGACCGCCCTGAGCCTGGCCGAGATGGACGAGCTGGTCGCGGTGTCGCACGAGACCGGCGTGCCCGCGCTCACCGTTTTCCAGCACCGCTTCGGCGCGCCGGCGCAGCGCCTGATGGCCATGCTCGACGAGGGAGTGCTCGGGCGCCCGCTGGTCGCGGCCTGCGAGACGCTCTGGCACCGAACCCCCGACTACTTCGACCTCCCGTGGCGTGGTCGCTGGGACGTCGAGGGAGGCGGCCCGACCATGGGTCACGGCATCCACCAGTTCGACCTGCTGCTCGCGGTGCTCGGTCCCTGGCGGCGGTTGACCGCCTTCGCCGCCCGCCAGGCGCTCCCCACCGACACCGAGGACGTCTCGCTCGCTGTCGTCGAGTTCGCCAACGGCGCGCTGGCGAACGTCACGAACTCGATCGTCTCTCCGCGCGAGGTCTCGCGGCTGCGATTCGACTTCGAGTACGCGACCGTCGAGGTCGAGCACCTCTACGGCTACACCGAAGCGGACTGGACCTTCACCGCCGCTCCCGGGCACGAGGCCCTCGCCGACCGATGGGATGCCGCGTCGGCGGCCGCTCCCGCCGACGAGCGCAGCAGCCACACCTCGCAGCTCGCCGCCGTGCTCGACGCGCTCGCCGAGGGACGCACCCCGGGGGTCGCCGCGGAGGAGGCACGGCGCACGCTGGAGTTCGCGGCGGCGACCTACGCGTCCGCCTTCCGTGGCGCGCCCGTGCTCGCGGGCGAGATCGCCCCCGACGACCCGTTCTACCGGGCCATGGACGGCGGAGCCGTGCCGTGGCCGGCACTGAAGGAGGCCACCGCATGA
- a CDS encoding ABC transporter substrate-binding protein, producing the protein MRHRPLLSACAALGTVALLLTGCAAPSGADPAASLDPDEPVTLDFAFWGNDVRAEMYDEVLAAFEDEHPNITVRTTFLDYTAFWEKRQTEAAGGGLPDVFQFGTSFMRQYDQNGLLLDLTPYLGDVIDTEPLAEPVLATGRIDERTVAVTISTNFWSMWSNPTLIKRVGADPWDGGTWDEYATWISDFTDRAVAAGVEAWGGTDYAGRIQSFELQRRAAGEDLFTADGEPEFTEDDLAEFWNSTASLRESGAVAPQQRIEEALPKAAFDSALTATDVSWDSLGAGFLLNLGPDYPTLDLQAPPTGAPGAADMYPNAGIQLAASARTEHPAAATTLIDFLVNSPVTGEVFGLNRGMPASETALSGAELSGLDAEIVEYEQSLGDRVGDPPPTPIVGYGTLEEKFRQLGVELNFGTITVDEAVAQFFSEMDVVISE; encoded by the coding sequence ATGAGACACCGCCCATTGCTCTCCGCCTGCGCCGCCCTCGGGACCGTCGCGCTCCTCCTCACGGGCTGCGCCGCCCCTTCCGGGGCCGATCCCGCCGCATCGCTCGACCCGGACGAACCCGTCACCCTCGACTTCGCGTTCTGGGGAAACGACGTCCGAGCGGAGATGTACGACGAGGTGCTGGCGGCTTTCGAGGACGAGCATCCGAACATCACCGTGCGGACGACCTTCCTCGACTACACCGCCTTCTGGGAGAAGCGTCAGACGGAGGCGGCGGGCGGCGGGCTGCCGGACGTCTTCCAGTTCGGCACCTCGTTCATGCGCCAGTACGACCAGAACGGGCTCCTCCTCGACCTCACGCCGTACCTCGGAGACGTCATCGACACCGAGCCGCTCGCCGAGCCGGTGCTCGCAACCGGTCGGATCGACGAGCGCACGGTCGCGGTCACCATCTCGACGAACTTCTGGTCGATGTGGTCGAATCCGACCCTCATCAAGCGCGTCGGCGCCGATCCGTGGGACGGCGGGACGTGGGACGAGTACGCCACGTGGATCTCCGACTTCACCGATCGCGCCGTGGCGGCCGGTGTCGAGGCATGGGGCGGCACCGACTATGCAGGCCGCATCCAGTCGTTCGAGCTGCAGCGGCGCGCGGCGGGAGAGGACCTCTTCACGGCAGACGGTGAGCCCGAGTTCACGGAGGACGACCTGGCGGAGTTCTGGAACAGCACCGCCTCCCTGCGCGAGAGCGGGGCGGTCGCTCCGCAGCAGCGGATCGAGGAGGCACTGCCGAAAGCCGCCTTCGATTCGGCACTGACGGCGACGGACGTCTCATGGGACAGCCTGGGCGCCGGATTCCTCCTCAATCTCGGGCCCGACTATCCGACCCTCGACCTGCAGGCCCCGCCCACCGGCGCACCGGGGGCGGCCGACATGTACCCCAACGCGGGCATTCAGCTGGCGGCATCCGCGCGGACGGAACACCCGGCGGCGGCGACGACGCTCATCGACTTCCTCGTCAACTCTCCGGTCACCGGCGAGGTCTTCGGCCTGAACCGCGGGATGCCGGCATCCGAGACGGCCCTCTCCGGGGCCGAGCTCAGCGGGCTCGACGCCGAGATCGTCGAATACGAGCAGTCGCTGGGCGACCGCGTCGGGGATCCGCCGCCGACCCCCATCGTGGGGTACGGCACGCTCGAGGAGAAGTTCCGCCAACTGGGCGTCGAGCTCAACTTCGGCACGATCACCGTCGACGAGGCCGTCGCGCAGTTCTTCTCCGAGATGGACGTCGTCATCTCGGAATGA
- a CDS encoding HNH endonuclease signature motif containing protein — MHSSVGYGSDGDVAALAALVGDAGAAKDAVRFGQIREVRVLAAAGQLAEKQAAGASERVKAHEMALRSIAAELAGVFVATDRTLQRRIDDAQDLVENYPATMSAWEDGRLVRGHVLVIQDAGAIVPGEVRGEFERQAIVACEGETPNRVRERLRMLAERLHPRTFTERHREAAAGRCVRVQPGVDGMSDLVATVPTVIAEGIVDRLTQQAREIVHARDRAGATEPIDPPGSSFVGDARTIDQVRADVFSDLLLAGTPSLDPTDTGDGNGTLGAIRAKVQVVVSALTLAGQDEHPADLVGRAPIDAATARVLAGENTSWDRLLTHPVTGTVLECDTYTPTAAMKRLLRARDRHCRFPGCRQPAIRCENDHTIAASEGGPTHICNLANLCKRHHDTKHHTRWRVRQLPGGTLVWTSPTGRTYRDNAPPPLVTFTPAAGFPAEQPPPLTPPREKQPGEKSPGEKPPGEKPPGEPPGRLEPPPF, encoded by the coding sequence ATGCATTCGAGTGTGGGGTATGGCAGCGACGGAGACGTCGCCGCGCTGGCCGCGCTCGTCGGAGACGCCGGGGCCGCGAAGGATGCTGTGCGGTTCGGGCAGATCCGCGAGGTCCGGGTCCTCGCCGCAGCCGGGCAACTCGCCGAGAAGCAGGCCGCCGGCGCGTCCGAGCGGGTGAAAGCCCACGAGATGGCGTTGCGGTCGATCGCCGCGGAGTTGGCGGGGGTATTCGTCGCCACCGACCGCACCCTGCAACGCCGGATCGATGACGCCCAGGACCTGGTGGAGAACTACCCCGCGACCATGTCCGCGTGGGAGGACGGCCGCCTCGTTCGCGGGCACGTGCTGGTGATCCAGGATGCCGGGGCGATCGTGCCGGGTGAGGTGCGGGGCGAGTTCGAACGGCAGGCCATCGTGGCCTGTGAGGGTGAGACCCCGAACCGGGTGCGGGAGCGTCTGCGGATGCTCGCCGAACGGTTGCACCCGCGGACGTTCACCGAACGCCACCGGGAAGCAGCAGCGGGACGTTGCGTTCGGGTGCAGCCCGGGGTGGACGGGATGTCGGACCTCGTCGCGACCGTACCGACCGTGATCGCGGAGGGGATCGTGGATCGCCTCACCCAACAGGCCCGGGAGATCGTCCACGCCAGAGACCGGGCGGGTGCGACCGAGCCGATCGACCCGCCGGGCTCGTCGTTCGTGGGCGACGCGCGCACGATCGATCAGGTCCGCGCGGACGTGTTCTCCGACCTCCTCCTCGCCGGAACACCCAGCCTGGACCCCACCGACACCGGAGACGGCAACGGGACCCTCGGCGCGATCCGCGCGAAGGTGCAGGTCGTGGTCTCAGCGCTCACCCTCGCAGGGCAGGACGAGCACCCCGCTGACCTCGTCGGCCGAGCCCCCATCGACGCCGCCACCGCACGGGTCCTCGCGGGCGAGAACACGTCCTGGGACCGGCTCCTCACCCACCCCGTCACCGGCACCGTCCTGGAATGCGACACCTATACGCCGACTGCGGCGATGAAACGGCTCCTCCGTGCCCGGGACCGGCACTGCCGGTTCCCCGGATGCCGGCAACCCGCCATCCGCTGTGAAAACGACCACACCATCGCCGCATCCGAAGGCGGACCCACCCACATCTGCAACCTCGCCAACCTCTGCAAACGACACCACGACACCAAACACCACACCCGATGGCGAGTCAGACAACTCCCCGGCGGAACCCTCGTCTGGACCTCACCCACCGGACGCACCTACCGCGACAACGCACCACCACCCCTCGTCACCTTCACACCCGCCGCGGGCTTCCCGGCAGAGCAGCCACCACCGCTCACCCCACCAAGGGAGAAACAACCCGGGGAGAAATCACCCGGGGAGAAACCACCCGGGGAGAAACCACCGGGCGAACCGCCCGGCCGGCTCGAACCACCCCCGTTCTGA
- a CDS encoding PmoA family protein, with protein sequence MTLSIVHELGTALAVRDDDVELFRYTYEPDSPQLESPKPFLHPIRTRAGRTVSLFRPWDHVWHKGIAWSLPVVGEENFWGGPTYIHGRFYVQLDNDGAQRHEAITRLSVDPAAEGSAEGRVARVAHDLEWISQGGVRMFTERRTITARIVDEACWALTFETEMTNVTAEPIAIGSPTTKGRENAGYGGLFWRGPRSFTGGVLVTADGTGSGDDVRGQRHEWMGFAGRHDDVDASSLIVMVDAAENPHHPPQWFARSEEFACLNPAPFFSEEVVVPAGETVAFRYGVGIADADADAAGAVATAVRSVLAAREGAGTAAAGRTGAA encoded by the coding sequence ATGACGCTGTCCATCGTCCACGAGCTCGGCACCGCCCTCGCGGTCCGGGACGACGACGTCGAGCTCTTCCGATACACCTACGAGCCCGACTCGCCGCAGCTGGAGTCGCCCAAGCCGTTCCTGCATCCGATCCGCACCCGCGCCGGGCGCACGGTGAGCCTGTTCCGCCCGTGGGACCACGTCTGGCACAAGGGGATCGCCTGGTCGCTGCCGGTTGTGGGGGAGGAGAATTTCTGGGGCGGCCCGACCTACATCCACGGCCGCTTCTACGTGCAGCTCGACAACGACGGCGCCCAGCGCCACGAAGCGATCACGCGGCTGTCCGTCGACCCCGCAGCCGAGGGCAGCGCCGAGGGGCGGGTCGCCCGGGTCGCGCACGACCTGGAGTGGATCTCGCAGGGCGGAGTGCGGATGTTCACCGAGCGCCGCACGATCACCGCGCGCATCGTCGACGAAGCGTGCTGGGCGCTGACCTTCGAGACGGAGATGACCAACGTCACCGCCGAGCCCATCGCGATCGGGTCGCCCACGACCAAGGGACGTGAGAACGCGGGATACGGCGGGCTGTTCTGGCGCGGGCCGCGCTCGTTCACCGGAGGGGTGCTCGTGACCGCGGACGGCACCGGGTCGGGGGATGACGTGCGGGGGCAGCGCCACGAGTGGATGGGATTCGCCGGGCGCCACGACGACGTCGACGCCTCGTCGCTCATCGTGATGGTCGACGCCGCCGAGAACCCGCACCACCCGCCGCAGTGGTTCGCGCGCTCCGAGGAGTTCGCGTGCCTCAACCCCGCGCCGTTCTTCAGCGAGGAGGTCGTCGTGCCCGCAGGCGAGACCGTCGCCTTCCGATACGGGGTCGGGATCGCCGATGCCGACGCCGACGCCGCCGGGGCCGTCGCGACGGCCGTTCGCTCGGTGCTCGCTGCGCGAGAAGGCGCCGGCACCGCCGCGGCCGGGCGGACGGGTGCGGCGTGA
- a CDS encoding family 43 glycosylhydrolase, giving the protein MPQHPIPVVSGVAWFDDSGSPVNAHAGCIVREGDRFFLFGEYKTDDRNAFAGFSCYSSPDLATWTFEGLALPPQPDGLLGPDRIGERPAVMRCPSTGRYVMFLHADDLGYTDPHIAFAVADDLRGPYVLGGPVTFAGEPLRRWDVGSFQDDDGTGYLLVHEGDVYRLAEDYTSAAEKVAAGVAPGGESPGMIRAGGRYHLLFSNKTSWERNDNYVLSAPSPAGPWEPSGLLAPAGTRTHDSQCGFVFVDAGPEAPPMYLGDRWSFPRQASAATSVWQPLHLDDAGVPRLGPFLPAWLPTSGEAVDLLADAAVLPAAADLTAGRSHVTAPFAIDAGDRVALMGTVGPDSGYARVTLESSAADGDGDRLTAIVDFYSGVAADGIRFLTGPLAAGRYRLRVEATGERPTWSTKDGTPYGATDCRVRTSAVRVLPAT; this is encoded by the coding sequence GTGCCGCAGCATCCGATCCCCGTCGTCAGCGGCGTCGCCTGGTTCGACGACTCCGGCTCGCCCGTCAACGCGCACGCCGGCTGCATCGTCCGAGAGGGCGACCGGTTCTTCCTCTTCGGCGAGTACAAGACCGATGACCGCAACGCCTTCGCGGGGTTCTCGTGCTATTCGTCCCCCGACCTGGCGACCTGGACGTTCGAGGGACTCGCGCTCCCGCCGCAGCCCGACGGCCTGCTCGGCCCGGATCGCATCGGCGAGCGCCCGGCCGTGATGCGGTGCCCGAGCACAGGGCGATACGTGATGTTCCTGCACGCCGACGACCTCGGATACACCGACCCGCACATCGCCTTCGCCGTCGCCGACGACCTCCGGGGGCCCTACGTGCTCGGCGGACCCGTGACGTTCGCGGGTGAGCCGCTGCGCCGGTGGGACGTGGGGTCCTTCCAGGACGACGACGGCACCGGGTACCTCCTCGTCCACGAGGGCGATGTCTACCGGCTCGCCGAGGACTACACGAGCGCCGCGGAGAAGGTCGCCGCCGGGGTGGCGCCGGGCGGGGAGTCGCCCGGGATGATCCGGGCGGGCGGCCGGTACCACCTGCTGTTCTCGAACAAGACGAGCTGGGAGCGCAACGACAACTACGTCCTCAGTGCGCCGTCGCCCGCCGGACCGTGGGAGCCCTCGGGTCTGCTGGCGCCCGCGGGTACGCGCACCCACGACTCGCAGTGCGGGTTCGTCTTCGTCGACGCCGGACCCGAGGCGCCGCCGATGTACCTCGGCGATCGCTGGTCGTTCCCCCGCCAGGCCTCGGCGGCCACGTCCGTCTGGCAGCCGCTGCATCTCGACGATGCGGGCGTGCCCCGTCTCGGCCCCTTCCTTCCGGCTTGGCTCCCGACCTCGGGCGAGGCCGTCGACCTGCTCGCCGACGCGGCCGTGCTGCCCGCGGCAGCCGACCTCACCGCCGGGCGGTCGCACGTCACCGCACCGTTCGCCATCGACGCGGGAGACCGCGTCGCCCTCATGGGCACGGTCGGCCCCGACAGCGGCTACGCCCGCGTCACGCTCGAGTCGTCGGCTGCGGACGGCGACGGCGACCGTCTCACCGCGATCGTCGACTTCTACAGCGGTGTCGCCGCCGACGGCATCCGGTTCCTCACCGGGCCGCTCGCGGCGGGGCGGTATCGGCTGCGGGTCGAGGCGACCGGAGAGAGGCCGACGTGGAGCACGAAGGACGGCACGCCCTACGGCGCAACGGACTGCCGCGTGCGCACGAGCGCTGTGCGGGTGCTCCCGGCGACCTGA
- a CDS encoding ABC transporter ATP-binding protein, whose protein sequence is MARKPLSRPADLIDGAHPARSVLRLLARRPGRMSLAVLAFTFKEIPLWFLPVITAAIIDIVAGGGAVSSVVGWFILAVALLLQNYPNHILYTRNFMTVVRDTGADLRNALAARLQSLSIGYHSRVSSSIVQTKVVRDVENVELMLQQVTHPLLSATMVMIGALTMTAVAVPQFLPVYALAVPIAIGIRYGMRNRSRQRNEVFRREVEVFSARVGEMASLIPVTRAHGLEETAVTRVSTGAEGVRRAGLHLDMLNGHVASISWVAMQLLGVGCLVLAAIFSLTGILPISPGEVVLLSTYFTLLTQGLTQLLMLIPVGARGLESVRSIAEVLQEPDLEQNEGKRRVDAVTGDIRLERASHRYAGADDDALHEIDLHIPAGRTYAFVGSSGSGKSTLLNLVLGFVRPTSGRLTIDDADVQELDLRTVRRSVSVVPQESVLFEGTIRENVAYGLPDVTDERIERALRDANAWQFVQEQPRGWDTVVGERGARLSGGQRQRLAIARALVRDPRILLLDEATSALDPESEELVKDALSRLMRGRTTLVVAHRLSTVRQADRIVVLERGRIVEQGTHDELLDAAGRYAHLHATQAGLAG, encoded by the coding sequence GTGGCAAGGAAACCGCTTTCCCGACCCGCGGACCTGATCGACGGCGCTCACCCCGCTCGATCCGTCCTGCGGCTCTTGGCCCGTCGTCCCGGGCGGATGTCGCTGGCCGTGCTCGCGTTCACGTTCAAAGAGATCCCGCTGTGGTTCCTCCCGGTCATCACGGCGGCGATCATCGACATCGTCGCCGGTGGCGGCGCGGTGAGCTCGGTGGTCGGGTGGTTCATCCTCGCCGTGGCGCTGTTGCTGCAGAACTACCCGAACCACATCCTGTACACGCGCAACTTCATGACCGTGGTCCGCGACACCGGCGCCGACCTGCGCAATGCGCTCGCGGCCCGGCTGCAGAGCCTCTCGATCGGCTACCACTCGCGGGTGAGCTCCTCCATCGTGCAGACCAAGGTCGTACGCGACGTCGAGAACGTCGAGCTCATGCTCCAGCAGGTCACGCACCCCCTCCTCTCGGCCACCATGGTGATGATCGGGGCGCTGACGATGACGGCCGTCGCCGTTCCGCAGTTCCTGCCCGTGTACGCCCTCGCCGTGCCGATCGCCATCGGCATCCGGTACGGCATGCGCAACCGGTCGAGGCAGCGCAACGAGGTCTTCCGCCGCGAGGTCGAGGTCTTCTCCGCCCGTGTGGGCGAGATGGCCTCCCTCATCCCCGTCACCCGAGCCCACGGCCTCGAAGAGACCGCGGTCACCCGGGTCAGCACGGGCGCCGAGGGCGTGCGGCGGGCGGGGCTGCACCTCGACATGCTCAACGGCCACGTCGCCTCGATCTCGTGGGTCGCGATGCAGCTGCTGGGGGTCGGATGCCTCGTCCTGGCCGCGATCTTCTCGCTGACCGGCATCCTTCCCATCTCCCCGGGCGAGGTGGTGCTGCTCTCGACCTACTTCACCCTCCTGACGCAGGGGCTGACCCAGCTGCTGATGCTCATCCCGGTGGGAGCCCGCGGTCTGGAATCGGTGCGGTCGATCGCCGAGGTGCTGCAGGAGCCCGACCTCGAGCAGAACGAGGGCAAGCGCCGCGTCGACGCCGTGACCGGCGACATCCGACTCGAGCGAGCGAGTCACCGCTACGCCGGCGCCGATGACGACGCGCTGCACGAGATCGACCTGCACATCCCCGCCGGGCGCACGTACGCCTTCGTGGGCTCGTCGGGCTCGGGCAAATCGACCCTGCTCAACCTCGTTCTCGGCTTCGTCCGCCCCACCTCGGGCCGCCTCACGATCGACGACGCGGATGTACAGGAACTCGACCTGCGCACGGTGCGCCGGTCGGTGTCGGTCGTGCCGCAGGAGTCGGTGCTGTTCGAGGGGACCATCCGAGAGAACGTCGCCTACGGGCTGCCCGATGTCACCGACGAGCGCATCGAGCGGGCGCTGCGCGACGCCAACGCGTGGCAGTTCGTGCAGGAGCAGCCCCGCGGATGGGACACCGTGGTCGGCGAGCGGGGCGCGCGGCTCTCGGGTGGGCAGCGGCAGCGGCTCGCGATCGCCCGTGCGCTCGTGCGCGACCCGCGCATCCTGCTGCTCGACGAAGCCACCTCGGCGCTCGACCCCGAGTCGGAGGAGCTGGTCAAGGACGCCCTCAGCCGCCTCATGCGCGGCCGGACGACGCTCGTCGTCGCGCACCGGCTGTCGACCGTTCGCCAGGCCGACCGCATCGTCGTGCTCGAGCGGGGCCGCATCGTCGAGCAGGGCACGCACGACGAGCTGCTCGACGCCGCCGGGCGCTACGCGCACCTGCACGCCACGCAGGCCGGTCTCGCCGGCTGA
- a CDS encoding cupin domain-containing protein: protein MIAPSSFPGGTSVTDLAVYADAAPDGICGGTPHMHLASTEAYIVTAGTGELHTIDARGFRRTALAPGAVVWFTPGTIHRAVNTGDLRVVVVMSNAGLPEAGDAVMTFPPEVLADPARYARTARIPTDADERDRAAAAAARRDEAVRGFDRLREHVEAGDADALAEFHAAAVRIVAPRAAGWEEIVRQRPLRLAEQAVASAAAIARGEGGHLAAAAVHVAPSADGPRGFGMCGRLRPYDVSD, encoded by the coding sequence GTGATCGCGCCCTCGAGCTTTCCCGGCGGCACCTCGGTCACCGACCTCGCCGTCTATGCCGACGCGGCGCCCGACGGCATCTGCGGGGGGACCCCGCACATGCACCTCGCCTCGACCGAGGCCTACATCGTCACCGCGGGGACCGGCGAGCTGCACACGATCGACGCCCGCGGCTTCCGGCGCACGGCGCTGGCACCGGGAGCCGTGGTCTGGTTCACCCCGGGAACGATCCACCGCGCCGTGAACACCGGCGACCTTCGGGTCGTCGTCGTCATGAGCAACGCCGGGCTCCCGGAGGCGGGCGACGCCGTGATGACCTTTCCCCCGGAGGTGCTGGCCGATCCCGCGCGCTACGCGCGGACGGCTCGCATCCCCACCGACGCCGACGAGCGCGACCGCGCCGCCGCCGCGGCCGCCCGCCGCGACGAGGCGGTGCGTGGATTCGACCGACTCCGGGAACACGTCGAGGCCGGCGACGCCGACGCGCTCGCCGAGTTCCATGCGGCCGCGGTGCGCATCGTCGCGCCGCGGGCCGCCGGATGGGAGGAGATCGTCCGGCAGCGACCGCTCCGCCTCGCGGAACAGGCGGTCGCGAGCGCCGCGGCCATCGCCCGCGGCGAGGGCGGACACCTCGCCGCGGCCGCGGTCCACGTGGCCCCGTCGGCGGACGGACCCCGCGGCTTCGGCATGTGCGGGCGGCTGCGCCCCTACGACGTCTCGGACTGA
- a CDS encoding LacI family DNA-binding transcriptional regulator, producing the protein MSGEGRRPATIHDVATRAAVSHQTVSRYLRFNGGLKPATSERIAAAIQELDYRPNLVARSMRTRRSGRVALVLAGSGVHNPGRLLAGASQVVQDAGYAVEILTVDGEGEVRAERVRELVGSGAVEGVLSFAPLPSDLLGSHRGVTVLASSDYDDAGRVIGALADSSPVVELVDGLVDRGFRRFAHITGDLAYASARARRTAFEAAVGAHGIRPDFVHIGDWSAASGEVAAELVAEGEPIAVLAANDVVAAAMVRALARRGIPVPERVAVTGWDDLPLSGLLFPSLTTVQSDFDVLGAHEARRLVAAMSGTPLDDGPPQGMQRVIWRESTGPDVGRPDRPE; encoded by the coding sequence ATGAGCGGTGAGGGCAGACGGCCGGCGACGATCCACGATGTCGCGACGCGCGCCGCGGTGTCGCACCAGACGGTGTCGCGGTACCTCCGGTTCAACGGTGGGCTGAAGCCTGCCACGAGCGAGCGGATCGCCGCCGCGATCCAGGAACTCGACTACCGGCCGAACCTCGTCGCCCGATCGATGCGGACGCGTCGATCCGGACGGGTTGCGCTCGTCCTCGCGGGCAGCGGCGTGCACAATCCGGGACGCCTGCTGGCGGGCGCGTCGCAGGTCGTCCAGGACGCGGGGTACGCCGTCGAGATCCTCACCGTCGACGGCGAGGGCGAGGTGCGCGCCGAGCGGGTGCGCGAGCTGGTCGGCTCCGGGGCCGTGGAGGGCGTGCTGAGCTTCGCCCCGCTCCCGAGCGATCTGCTCGGCAGCCACCGCGGCGTGACGGTGCTGGCCTCCTCCGACTACGACGACGCCGGTCGCGTGATCGGTGCGCTGGCCGACAGCTCGCCGGTGGTCGAGCTCGTCGACGGGCTCGTGGACCGCGGCTTCCGCCGCTTCGCCCACATCACCGGAGACCTCGCGTACGCCTCGGCACGCGCCCGCCGTACGGCGTTCGAGGCGGCGGTCGGCGCTCACGGCATCCGGCCCGACTTCGTGCACATCGGAGACTGGTCGGCGGCCTCCGGTGAGGTGGCCGCCGAGCTCGTCGCCGAGGGCGAGCCGATCGCCGTGCTCGCGGCGAACGACGTCGTCGCGGCCGCGATGGTGCGCGCGCTCGCGCGGCGCGGCATCCCGGTGCCCGAGCGGGTGGCCGTCACCGGCTGGGACGATCTGCCGCTGTCCGGGCTCCTCTTCCCCTCGCTGACGACCGTCCAGAGCGATTTCGACGTGCTCGGTGCGCACGAGGCCCGTCGCCTCGTGGCGGCGATGTCGGGAACGCCCCTCGACGACGGCCCGCCGCAGGGCATGCAGCGCGTGATCTGGCGGGAGTCGACCGGGCCCGACGTCGGTCGCCCGGACCGTCCGGAGTGA